A single genomic interval of Carassius auratus strain Wakin chromosome 30, ASM336829v1, whole genome shotgun sequence harbors:
- the layna gene encoding layilin isoform X1: MDLMRKSVCVLILLSVYACASKLIGDIYEPRGQQICKRGTEKPCYKIAYFQENRRKLNFEDASRACKSDGGDLLSIESKTEQRLIENFIHELKASDGDFWIGLRRDQANQGINGDCPSQYYWLDGSQATFRNWHWDEPSCGFEVCVVMYHQPSAPPGQGGPYMFQWNDDNCETKNNFICKYTKGWEDKPPATVPAENRTFEGALPTPRIPQNPSVTDKDDGMRVVASEPPDNILNIAYIVLPTIPLLLLLIVATSVFCFKLFTKRKKQQTETPPKEPGYRGAGERCNSPSPDVYNVIRRQHESDLAGTRPDIKNTSFLGSSPDTPPGDYDNLAGRDTESGFVTLASTESSFVTNDLYDTLQGRGSGRYYRDQGWMDELYGY; encoded by the exons ATGGATTTGATGAGAAAAAGTGTCTGCGTGCTGATTTTACTCAGCGTATACGCGTGCGCATCAAAGCTTATTGGCG ACATTTACGAGCCCAGAG GTCAGCAAATATGCAAGCGTGGCACTGAGAAGCCCTGCTATAAAATCGCCTATTTTCAAGAAAATCGGCGTAAACTCAACTTTGAAGATGCAAGTCGAGCCTGCAAGAGTGATGGAGGCGATCTTCTCAGTATTGAGTCTAAGACTGAGCAGAGACTGATAGAGAACTTCATCCATGAACTGAAAGCATCGGACGGAGACTTCTGGATCGGGCTCCGTAGGGATCAAGCCAATCAGGGGATAAACGGAGACTGTCCTTCTCAATACTACTGGCTGGATGGAAGCCAAGCAACCTTCAG gaacTGGCACTGGGATGAGCCTTCTTGTGGATTTGAGGTATGTGTAGTGATGTACCATCAGCCCTCTGCTCCTCCAGGTCAGGGTGGACCTTACATGTTCCAGTGGAATGATGACAATTGTGAAACCAAAAACAACTTTATCTGCAAGTACACCAAAGGTTGGGAAG ATAAACCTCCAGCAACCGTTCCTGCAGAAAATAGAACATTTGAAG GTGCTCTTCCGACACCCAGAATACCCCAAAACCCCTCTGTCACAGACAAGGATGATGGCATGAGGGTGGTCGCATCTGAACCTCCAG ACAACATTCTTAATATTGCTTATATTGTGCTGCCAACCATTCCACTTCTGCTGCTGTTGATTGTGGCGACGAGTGTTTTCTGCTTTAAGCTGTTCACAAAGAG GAAGAAACAACAGACTGAGACCCCTCCGAAGGAGCCAGGATACAGGGGCGCTGGAGAAAGATGCAACAGTCCAAGCCCTGACGTCTATAACGTCATCCGGAGGCAGCATGAATCAGACCTGGCCGGCACGCGGCCTGACATCAAGAACACTTCCTTCCTTGGTTCTTCTCCAGACACTCCACCTGGAGATTATGACAACTTGGCAGGCCGGGACACTGAAAGTGGTTTCGTGACACTGGCCAGCACTGAGAGCAGCTTTGTGACCAACGACTTGTACGATACGCTGCAAGGCCGTGGAAGTGGGAGATATTACAGAGAccagggatggatggatgaattatATGGCTACTGA
- the layna gene encoding layilin isoform X2 — protein sequence MDLMRKSVCVLILLSVYACASKLIGDIYEPRGQQICKRGTEKPCYKIAYFQENRRKLNFEDASRACKSDGGDLLSIESKTEQRLIENFIHELKASDGDFWIGLRRDQANQGINGDCPSQYYWLDGSQATFRNWHWDEPSCGFEVCVVMYHQPSAPPGQGGPYMFQWNDDNCETKNNFICKYTKDKPPATVPAENRTFEGALPTPRIPQNPSVTDKDDGMRVVASEPPDNILNIAYIVLPTIPLLLLLIVATSVFCFKLFTKRKKQQTETPPKEPGYRGAGERCNSPSPDVYNVIRRQHESDLAGTRPDIKNTSFLGSSPDTPPGDYDNLAGRDTESGFVTLASTESSFVTNDLYDTLQGRGSGRYYRDQGWMDELYGY from the exons ATGGATTTGATGAGAAAAAGTGTCTGCGTGCTGATTTTACTCAGCGTATACGCGTGCGCATCAAAGCTTATTGGCG ACATTTACGAGCCCAGAG GTCAGCAAATATGCAAGCGTGGCACTGAGAAGCCCTGCTATAAAATCGCCTATTTTCAAGAAAATCGGCGTAAACTCAACTTTGAAGATGCAAGTCGAGCCTGCAAGAGTGATGGAGGCGATCTTCTCAGTATTGAGTCTAAGACTGAGCAGAGACTGATAGAGAACTTCATCCATGAACTGAAAGCATCGGACGGAGACTTCTGGATCGGGCTCCGTAGGGATCAAGCCAATCAGGGGATAAACGGAGACTGTCCTTCTCAATACTACTGGCTGGATGGAAGCCAAGCAACCTTCAG gaacTGGCACTGGGATGAGCCTTCTTGTGGATTTGAGGTATGTGTAGTGATGTACCATCAGCCCTCTGCTCCTCCAGGTCAGGGTGGACCTTACATGTTCCAGTGGAATGATGACAATTGTGAAACCAAAAACAACTTTATCTGCAAGTACACCAAAG ATAAACCTCCAGCAACCGTTCCTGCAGAAAATAGAACATTTGAAG GTGCTCTTCCGACACCCAGAATACCCCAAAACCCCTCTGTCACAGACAAGGATGATGGCATGAGGGTGGTCGCATCTGAACCTCCAG ACAACATTCTTAATATTGCTTATATTGTGCTGCCAACCATTCCACTTCTGCTGCTGTTGATTGTGGCGACGAGTGTTTTCTGCTTTAAGCTGTTCACAAAGAG GAAGAAACAACAGACTGAGACCCCTCCGAAGGAGCCAGGATACAGGGGCGCTGGAGAAAGATGCAACAGTCCAAGCCCTGACGTCTATAACGTCATCCGGAGGCAGCATGAATCAGACCTGGCCGGCACGCGGCCTGACATCAAGAACACTTCCTTCCTTGGTTCTTCTCCAGACACTCCACCTGGAGATTATGACAACTTGGCAGGCCGGGACACTGAAAGTGGTTTCGTGACACTGGCCAGCACTGAGAGCAGCTTTGTGACCAACGACTTGTACGATACGCTGCAAGGCCGTGGAAGTGGGAGATATTACAGAGAccagggatggatggatgaattatATGGCTACTGA
- the layna gene encoding layilin isoform X3 — translation MDLMRKSVCVLILLSVYACASKLIGGQQICKRGTEKPCYKIAYFQENRRKLNFEDASRACKSDGGDLLSIESKTEQRLIENFIHELKASDGDFWIGLRRDQANQGINGDCPSQYYWLDGSQATFRNWHWDEPSCGFEVCVVMYHQPSAPPGQGGPYMFQWNDDNCETKNNFICKYTKGWEDKPPATVPAENRTFEGALPTPRIPQNPSVTDKDDGMRVVASEPPDNILNIAYIVLPTIPLLLLLIVATSVFCFKLFTKRKKQQTETPPKEPGYRGAGERCNSPSPDVYNVIRRQHESDLAGTRPDIKNTSFLGSSPDTPPGDYDNLAGRDTESGFVTLASTESSFVTNDLYDTLQGRGSGRYYRDQGWMDELYGY, via the exons ATGGATTTGATGAGAAAAAGTGTCTGCGTGCTGATTTTACTCAGCGTATACGCGTGCGCATCAAAGCTTATTGGCG GTCAGCAAATATGCAAGCGTGGCACTGAGAAGCCCTGCTATAAAATCGCCTATTTTCAAGAAAATCGGCGTAAACTCAACTTTGAAGATGCAAGTCGAGCCTGCAAGAGTGATGGAGGCGATCTTCTCAGTATTGAGTCTAAGACTGAGCAGAGACTGATAGAGAACTTCATCCATGAACTGAAAGCATCGGACGGAGACTTCTGGATCGGGCTCCGTAGGGATCAAGCCAATCAGGGGATAAACGGAGACTGTCCTTCTCAATACTACTGGCTGGATGGAAGCCAAGCAACCTTCAG gaacTGGCACTGGGATGAGCCTTCTTGTGGATTTGAGGTATGTGTAGTGATGTACCATCAGCCCTCTGCTCCTCCAGGTCAGGGTGGACCTTACATGTTCCAGTGGAATGATGACAATTGTGAAACCAAAAACAACTTTATCTGCAAGTACACCAAAGGTTGGGAAG ATAAACCTCCAGCAACCGTTCCTGCAGAAAATAGAACATTTGAAG GTGCTCTTCCGACACCCAGAATACCCCAAAACCCCTCTGTCACAGACAAGGATGATGGCATGAGGGTGGTCGCATCTGAACCTCCAG ACAACATTCTTAATATTGCTTATATTGTGCTGCCAACCATTCCACTTCTGCTGCTGTTGATTGTGGCGACGAGTGTTTTCTGCTTTAAGCTGTTCACAAAGAG GAAGAAACAACAGACTGAGACCCCTCCGAAGGAGCCAGGATACAGGGGCGCTGGAGAAAGATGCAACAGTCCAAGCCCTGACGTCTATAACGTCATCCGGAGGCAGCATGAATCAGACCTGGCCGGCACGCGGCCTGACATCAAGAACACTTCCTTCCTTGGTTCTTCTCCAGACACTCCACCTGGAGATTATGACAACTTGGCAGGCCGGGACACTGAAAGTGGTTTCGTGACACTGGCCAGCACTGAGAGCAGCTTTGTGACCAACGACTTGTACGATACGCTGCAAGGCCGTGGAAGTGGGAGATATTACAGAGAccagggatggatggatgaattatATGGCTACTGA